The Cyanobacteriota bacterium genomic interval CAGTTCCCCCTCGGTAGAAGTCTCTTGCGGTTGAATCTGTTTCACAGCCCCGAAATCAATTAGCACCAGACGCTGATCAGAGTCTCGCCGGATGAGATTGCCCGGCTTGAGGTCACGATGAATGACATGGCGATCGTGGATAAACTCTAACACCGCCAGTGTATCTTGCATAATGCTAATAACTGCTGGTTCCGACAATCGCTGCTTCTCTGCAAGCTCGCTAGCTAGGGTATGGCCAGCGATGAACTCCTGCACTAGATAAAATTCCGCATCCTCTTCAAAGGCAGCCAGCAATTGGGGAATTTGGTCATGTCGTCCTAATTTTTCTAGAATCTCTGCCTCTGTCCTAAACAACCGCCGTGCTGTTTGCAAAAATCGATCATCCCTGCGGGCAGGCATTAAGCGTTTCACCACACACTCAGGGTTACCTGGACGCAATGTATCTTCTGCCAAATAGGTCGTGCCAAAGCCGCCTGATCCCAGGATTTTGATCAATTGATACCGCTGGTTGAGCAAGCTATTGGCGTGATCGAACGGAGATTGAGGCGCTGTTTTTAGCGCTGTCGCATGGAGCGGTCTAACATGGCTAGATGCTGTTGCCTCTGGAGATGCACTCATCCTTGAAATGACTGCACCGTCAGGGGTAAGGGCAAGGGTGATGTCAGCATCATCTAGCCGCCCATCACGCTTTGGGCCTTGACGGACTGCCTGAGCACCCAGGGATGGCTCTTTTGTTGCCGCTACATCGGCGATCGTACCGTGCTGCAAATGAGTTACTTGGCCTTTAGCAGGAGATACTACAGGAGCAGGTCTAGGAGATTTTTCTGTACTTTGCTCCGCTAGCAGTGTTCGGAGTAGCGCTATGGTCTTCTCTTGCTCTTGGGCTTGGGCAATAATAAACTGTTGCTCTTGCCGAAACTGGTAAATTGTGTAAGTTACAACCCCGCCAACTGTCAGCACAAACGCCAGGGCTGGAGCTACAACTGGAATCCAGCCGAAATAGTGATAGGTTAGCAAACCCGCGCCAATTGTACCGCCCAGTCCTAAGAGTAAGCAAACTCCTAACATCATAGGATGATGGACTCGCCACGCCACTAACCCACCGATCGCCGCCCACGCCAATACCCACACTGCCTCTGCCCAATCTGGCCAATACCAAATCAGGGCTGGTTCTCCGCTAGCAGCCGTCAGCAGTTGACTCACCATCTGGGCGTGAACAACCACTCCAGGCATCTTGGTAGTATCTTGCTCCGTGGGGCTATAGGGAGAGAGGAAAAAATCTTTCAAGCTAGGAGCTGTTACACCAATAAGCACAACTTTATTTCTCACCCATGCTGGGTTAAGGTTGCCCTTCAAAACGTCCGTCAGCGTCACTTGACGAGCGACATTCTGTGC includes:
- a CDS encoding CHASE2 domain-containing serine/threonine-protein kinase; this translates as MGLIAVVIPRVLRTLRAALLSRWRELPVDYHTLRRSRRLRHQRQYAQQPLIDLTQPQRISLRSRPTSMIGQRAPQPQSNQPSPLPAPQHPVSPLSTIYQSLQERLSAIWRRWQHPQSLPPQLGSSQPHVWLVLRSSPVIASVTVTGAVLIGQQLGWFQSFELKVYDRMVRWTGDQHPDSRLLIVKITEADIQAQKRWPLADQTFANALKQLQKHRPRAIGLDVYRDLPYEPGHRDLVTQLRFPNVVTITKLGSESDLGVPPPPTVVPQQVGFNDVVLDPDSVVRRNLMFGSTDKGNVFSFSFRLAALYLNAQQIRPRYDGNYIYWGKAKFSAIQPSSGAYHSIDAYGYQIMLRYRSAQNVARQVTLTDVLKGNLNPAWVRNKVVLIGVTAPSLKDFFLSPYSPTEQDTTKMPGVVVHAQMVSQLLTAASGEPALIWYWPDWAEAVWVLAWAAIGGLVAWRVHHPMMLGVCLLLGLGGTIGAGLLTYHYFGWIPVVAPALAFVLTVGGVVTYTIYQFRQEQQFIIAQAQEQEKTIALLRTLLAEQSTEKSPRPAPVVSPAKGQVTHLQHGTIADVAATKEPSLGAQAVRQGPKRDGRLDDADITLALTPDGAVISRMSASPEATASSHVRPLHATALKTAPQSPFDHANSLLNQRYQLIKILGSGGFGTTYLAEDTLRPGNPECVVKRLMPARRDDRFLQTARRLFRTEAEILEKLGRHDQIPQLLAAFEEDAEFYLVQEFIAGHTLASELAEKQRLSEPAVISIMQDTLAVLEFIHDRHVIHRDLKPGNLIRRDSDQRLVLIDFGAVKQIQPQETSTEGELATVAIGTRGYAPAEQLAGYPTFNSDLYALGMICIQALTGQIPQRLELDFQTGNIIWQPLASVSAGLAAILDRMVCYYFSDRYQSAREVMKDLKPLLDAK